The genomic window TGCCTTCATAACCAGAAAGCTTCAAGCCTGACTGAGCAACTTTTTGTAGCATTTGACCCCCTGAGAGATCGCCCATGTAGCGAGTGTAGGCATGACCTAGCAATAAGGCTGGTTCACTAGTAGAAATTTCCCGAATGCGGTCAATGTAGCTCTGGGTTGCAGGTGAAGGTGTAATTTGCTCTCTCCAATTATCCCCACAATGTGCTTTTTGTCCGCACAGGAATTAGCGATCGCGGTGGTGTGATTGATCTGGTCAACAAGCTACAAAAACAATGCCAGGAAAGCCATTTCATCTCTTGCTTCTTTCTCCCCAAAGCGATAATGAGTTTTTAAACCTTCCCAATGTACTGCATTATAATGTCGAGTTTAATCCCGATCGCATGTATGACGATTTGGGACACTGGATGTATTGCACAGAGGTTATGCGAGGAATTCTGGAATCCCTTGGGGTGTCCAGCAAAAACCTCTTCTGGTGTCCACCCAAACCCAAAATACCGAAGGGGTGAGAAACTAGGTAGGAGCGTTCGCATTTGCTATTTCGGCGTTCGCATTTGCTATTTCGGCGTTCGCATTTGCTATTTCGGCGTTCGCATTTGTTATTTCGGCGTTCGCATTTGCTATTTCGGCGTTCGCATTTGCTATTTCGGCGTTCGCATTTGCTATTTCGGCGAACTCATTTGTTATTTCGGCGAACTTATTTGTTATTTCGGCGAACTTATTTGTTATTTCGGCGACTGGGTTGTTTGAGTGGCTGTGAAATGATCTGCCGATAACTTGCAGCTTGCTTTTGTCTCAAATCATCACAAATTGCTTGTAAGTCGTAGTTGAAAGCCTTTGCATGTTCTTCTCGTATTCTATAAATCTCTTCAAGAATTTCATCTTTCCACATATCTACTCTCCCATTAGTAGGAAACTTGTGCAATTATATTTGAGGCTCTTGCAAGAAAAGTTTTTAGCTTTAATTCTGTAGAACCTGTGCGATCGCCTGAGAAATCGGTAAGCCAGGACAGCGTTCTAACCAGAAAAACTCGCCAACTGGGTTAACCTCAAGAAATACATGACGACCATCAGGAGTCAAAATAATATCAATAGCTCCGTAGTTCAAACGAAATTCTGCCATGAGTTTGAGCAGTTTCTCTTCGACATCTTCAGGTAGAGTGTATGACTCCCAAGCGTCGAGTAAGGCAATTCCCTGTTTGCGCCAATCGTAACGCGCCTGCTCCAAAGCTTGAGAATCAACCGCAGCTGTCAGCACACGCTTACCGACAATAATTGTCCGCAATTCTAATGCCTTGGGGATTTTTTCTTGAAATGTCATTGGGCAGAAACGTAATCCATCGAGGTTGTCCAGATCCTCAGGTGAAATTGGATTTGTAAACACAACTTTTTCTCGTCCTTGTTCATCGTAAATAGCGAAGGAAGAGAGCATCTTTGTAATCATTCCCTGCTTACACTCTTGGGCAAATTGCTTCACTGCCACTGAATTGTTTGTAGTCAGAGTGCGTGGCGTATCTAAACCGACCTCTCGTGCTATTTGTAATTGCAGTTGCTTATTTTCGGCTCGGCGAATATTTGGTAGAGGGTCGAGATGAAAACCCTTAATACTAGCAATCATTCCCTCAATGGTGACGCGAGATTCTTTCAGTGAGGCTTGTCTGAGTTGCCTGTCCATCGAATCGGGAATTTTTGACCCAATTGCAATACGCCGATACCAAACTGCTGACACTTCACTCAAATCTAACGTTTGGTCATCTACGAGCAGAGTAACTCGTTCACTTCCAGCATAGTAAACATCTAAGGTGATTTCTGTGGGAAATCGGTCTGTGTCAAAACGAAATGCTTTCCCTCCTTGGGCTTCAATTGCCTGAATAACTAGAGGAATACTTTCGTTGTCTTGGCTGTGAGTAATGATTAAAACAGTCACGTCGCTTCGCTCCGAATTAAAAATTAAAAATTAACAAGCCCCTAAATTTATAAAAGCTGTCAGTTGGTTGTGAATTTTTAAGTAAGAGCATTTTGCTTAGGACTTGTTGAAAGTAGTGCATCTGCGATCGCTTCCGCAATTGGGTATTCCAAATCTCTCTCCAGCATCCCCCACTCTCCTGTAGGATTAATTTCTAGAAAAACGTATTCCCCTGATGGCGTTTTGATGAAGTCAAATGCTCCAAAAATCAGTCCAAACCTTGCCATAAAAGCATCGAGGCAACGGATTAGTTTATCAGGTAATTCATAGGGTTGCCAGGTGAGAGCCTCTTTTGTCCCACGTCGCCAATCTTGGGTGGATGCTGCATACTCAGACGCATCCAGCGCCCCGACAAAGAGATTACCATTCACATACACTGCACGTAATTCTAGCTGTTTGGGGATTTGTTCTTGAAACACAACTGGACAATAGCGCAGTGTTTCAGCATCAAGTAAGTCTTCTTCTTTAACGGCGCTAGTATACATGAAAAAAGAGGAGGCTTGCATCCCATAAGAAAGAGGTCTGAGTAGCTTGGCAACCATTTTTCCTTTAACTTCCCCAAAAAACTCTCGTGCTTGTTGAGGATTGTTGGTGACGATAGTCTGAGGTATGACAAGACCAACTTCTGATGCAATTCTTAGTTGGCGTAGCTTGTTTTCAGCTGCACTGATCCGTTGTAAATCATCCACCCAGGTAGCTCCCCTTAGGCTGTCCCAAAAGCCATCTAAGACTGCGAGTGATTCACTAGAGCAGGCTGCTTGGAATTGTGGAGCCAATTCTTTACCTAGATCAGGTTGCCAGATCCGTCGCATCCATACTGCTAGAACTTGCTCGGTGTTCAGGGAGCGATCGCCATATTCCAGTTTATGATTGCTGCCAGAGTTACTTAAATTCGCCTCGATTTGTACTGTCATCGGAAACTTATCAGTATTAAGGCGAAATGGCTGTGCACCTCGTTTTGATACAGCTTCTGCAACTCTATCTATTGTAAAGTAATCACCACTATGGGTGATTAATAAAATCACATCACGCTCAACGTGCATAAAATATCTTCATTGAGTTCTTGTATTGTCAACTATTAAAAAAATAAAGCATTAAAAAAGTAAACTTAGTTTTAATGGGAAGCCAACCCCTAGATGGAGTTGGCAAAGCTAACAGTCTTTTTATTCTAAGAATATTTTTCAAAACCGCATCTCTGGTGTACTCGAAAGTATGCAGTTATTCTATTTGCTTGGCATGGTCATCGCCGTCTGAAGGGTACTTCTGAGTAACAAAGTATTCATCGCTATCAGAGGGAGCCTTTTTCGTTACTGCATCTTCTTGATCAGATGGATACTTCAGAGTTTGGGCTATTGCATCTTTCTGCTTCGTGGTTAAATGACAAGTTCCACCGCTAATCGCTTCTGATTCTTGCTCAGATAGGTCTTCAAAGTTTTGCCCTTCTAAAAATCGGGCAAAGAAGGGTACTGCTTGTGAATTTAGTTCTTCTGGTTTATTTTCAGACATAATTTTTTCCTCAGTTTAAGTAATATAAATTTACACTGTTATCAATGATATTACATAGTATTCCATCTATGATTAAGCATTAATTTCATGTGAAATTATTTGTAACATTTGCGTAAAAATACTTTTGACTCTATTAAGTACTTCACTGCAAAAGAGAATCAAGATTTAGGAGTCATCAAAGCCAAGCGATCGCCAGTCTCCAAGCTGGATTTATCCCCTTGGACTGCACCCTCGCAGACATTAGTGCAATTACCTTAACCTCTCACGAATGGGCTGTGAGTAAAATCATTTGATTCTCCTGAGCTAGGGGCTAGTAGTGTCACAGTGAAGTTTAATTGGTGCAAATACTCAATAGCCCAATGGATGGCGGAAATCACCAACCACTTTGTCAAGTTGTTGAGCGATCGCCAACAACTCCATCTCGCGCCATCGCTTTCCCACAATCTGCATTCCAATCGGTAAGCCATTGTGAGTTTGCCCTATGGGAATCACCACCGCCGGATGACCACTAAGATTAAATGGTATGGTGTAAGCCCCGTTTGCCACCGCATGAGGATAGGATTTGCCCTCAATATCAATGGCGCTCCAAGCCGGACGATGAGTAAATGCAGGGGTTGCTGTCACAGGAGTGAGCCATACATCCCATGCTTCTAAGGCTTCATCGATTTGGGCAATGAAGCGATCGCGCTCGGTGAGTGTCTCGAAATAACCTCTTAAGCTGGGATTCAAAAGTTCTGGGAGAAAGCTGCTGAAATTTCCCAAGTTTCGGAGTTTCTTGTCACCTTGAGTTGCCGTGCGAAAGAGTAACTCTAAACTGCGTCGCAGATTATAGCCATCCTTGGGTTGGGCGTAGTTGTTGATGTATGCTTCCATCCGCCCGTGGAGGTTCCACACAGTCGATAGATCAAAGTCTTTGGGAAGCCAGCGTTCAATATGAGTACCTGCTTGAGCAAGTTTTTGCACGACTGTCTGTACTGCGCCTCGAATTTGTGCAGCAACGGGAACCTCCACCCATTCATCAATCCAAGCAATTTTAAGATCCTGCAAAGACTTACCAGATGGGGTATCAAGGGGAATCGGTGGCACATCTGGGCGACGCAGATCCGCACCAGCGATCAGTGAAAAACAAAGGCGAATATCTTCGAGCGATCGCCCAAAACAGCCAATAGTCAACATTTGTCGCAAGCATAGCGGCATTCCCGGTACTTCAGGGATACTACCTGCGGTGGAAATCCGGCGATCTGTTGGCTTTAAACCATACACACCACAGAAAGTTGCAGGCTGGCGCACGGAACCAGCAATATCGTTGCCTATATCTAATGGTGAAAGTCCGGCTGCAACGGCAGCTGCACTGCCTCCAGAACTGCCACCTGCTGTATAGTCAAGATTCCAGGGATTATTTACCCGGGGAAACAGAGAATTTGTACTTTGAAAATCACCAGCCAGTTCGGCCATGTTCGTTTTTCCCAGGATAACGGCTCCTGCTACCCGCAGCCTTGCTACAACCGTGGCATCCTGTTGAGGAATGTAGTTCTTGAGAGGAATGTAACCTGCTGTAGTCCTGAGTCCTACTGTTTCAAAAATGTCTTTGATCGTCACAGGGACACCGTGCAGAGCGCCCCAGTATTCACCTCTGGCTAGGGCTTCATCAGCAAGCTTTGCTCTGGTACGAGCATTGTCTGCGTCTAAGGTGCAAATCGCATTCAGCTTTGAGTTATGTTTAGAAATCTGCGCCAGGTAAGCATCGAACACTTCAACAGCAGAGACTTGGCGATCGCGAATCATCTGAGCAAGTTGATGAGCGGGTAGGAAAACTAAGTCACTCATATTTTTTCTCTTTCCCCAGATTTAGGGCGAGTAGTTGGTGCTGGTGCCGACTTATTTTGTAGAATTGCAATTTCTCTCTGTGCATCTTGATAACTATTTTTTTCTCCTTGCTGTTGGAATAGTTTTGCAGCTTTTTTGAAATCTGCGATCGCTCCCTGTTTATTTTTCTGCTTAGTGCGAATCACACCCCGGTTATAGTAGGCTAAGGCATTGTTAGCATTAATGGCGATCGCTCGTGAATAATCCTGATTTGCAGCTTTTTTATTTCCTAGTTCGAGATAAGCATTACCACGGTTATTGTAAGCTGTTATATTATTAGGATCTAGTTTCAGTCCTTCGGTGTAATCTTCAATAGCACCTTTATAATCTCCGAAAGAAAAGCGGTGAATACCTCTGTGAATATAAGCTGCAATAAATTTAGGATCAATCTGTAAAATAGCGTTGTAATCTTCAGTAGCTTCGAGTTTATCTCCCAGATCACTGTAAACATCACCACGATTAAGATAAGCCTCTATATATTTAGGATTGATGCTAATTGCATCCGTATAATCTTTAAGTGCTGCATATTTTTGTTTGTTGAGAGATTGAGTTAAACCCCTTTGATAATAAGCTTTGGCATCACTAGGATTAATCTTAATTACTGTATCAAAATCTTGGATTGCTTCAAGTCTTTGTCTGAGGCGACGGCGGAGAATCCCCCGCTGCAAGTAGGCTTCGCTATACTGAGGCTTGAGAGCGATCGCTTTGCTAAAATCTCCAATTGCGCCTTTATTATCCTTCAGTTGGGCACGGGCTAATCCCCGGCCATAGTAAGCATATCCATTCTCAGAATTTAATTTAATTGCTTGGGTATAGTCAGCGATCGCTTCTTTGTATTTGTTTAATTCAGAAAAAGCAAATCCTCGATCAAAATAGGCATTAGCATCTTGAGGATTGAGTAAAATGGCTTGGCTAGAGTCTGCTTGTGCTTGCTCATAGTCTCCTAATCGATAATAAGCATCGCCTCGCCGATTATAAGCCAAAGCGTTTTGCGGATCTAATTCAATAACCTGATTGAAATCTTCAACTGCTCCTTCATAGTTTCCTGCATCATATTTATTTACTCCTTCTTGATATAATTGTTGTTGAGCATCACTTACAGGTTTTAGCGACCTTAATTGCCATGCTCCAACACCAAGTGTGATACAGCCAGCTACCCCCGCTAGAATTATTAATAATTTTTTATCATGCTGTTTTTGCTGATCGCGATCAACATTTGTTATATTTTTCAGATCGTCTAAAACTTCGGTTGCATACTGGTAGCGCTGACGATAGTCAAAACGCACCATCCTATTTAGAATTTTTGCTAATTTTCTGTTAATTTTTAGATTTTTGTGACGCCAAACTATTTCACCTGTCAGCTTATTTTTCTGACTTTGCAGTTGAGATATTTCCTTTGCTGGTAAACCTAGAAGTGCTGCGATCGCAACTATACCTAAAGCATATATATCACTGTTGTATTTGAGGTTGCTGTTAACTTGTTCTCTAGGCATATATTCGAGATTATCAACGCTCTTAGTAATAGCTTCGTTAACAATAGCAAAATCAACTAAAACTAACTTTTTATCTAACTCACGACGAATAATATTTGCTGGTTTAATATCCTGATGAATCATCCCATAACTATGTACAATCCTCAAAATTTCTAATATCTCTGATAAAAGAGGAATAACTTGGTCTTCGCTCAGAGGTTGCCCCTGGATAATTTCATTAGTTAAAGGATTACCGGGGATAAATTCTTGGACTATATAGAATTTTTCATTTTCTTCAAAACAAGCAATTAACTTTTGAATTTTCTTGTGTTCCTGTCCTAGTTTTTCTAAAGTTGCTGTCTTACTGGCAAACAAGCGACGCAGGATGGTTAAAGTTTGAGGATTGCTACTATGCGGACGTAATTGCTTTACTACAAATTGGCTACCAGGAAGATTAACATCTTCAACTAGATATGTTTTCCCCTTTTCACCATCATTGAGGACTTTTAGTATTTGATAACGTCCATCTAGGAAATGACTATTCATCAATATAAATATAGTTTTATAAATTGTTTGATTATAGCTTACGTGTTATTAATGTTAAAAATTAAAAATGAGATAAATGTGTAGACTGCTACGGCGTGTCTCTACAATCTGCTTACCAGAACAACGTGAGCTCGACGAACCTCTCCCACCTAGCCTCTCTCCTTGTAGGCTACGGTGGACACACAAGTTCTAAAAACCTAGCTAGCTTAATCAGGCTTTCCTCGTTCCCTCGTTCCCTCGTTCCCATGCTCTGCATGGGAATGCATTCATTGAGGCTCTGACTCAATATCTGACTTGAGGCAGAGCTTCTAATCAGCCATTCCTATGCTCCGCATAGGAACGAGAGAAATCTCTCCCTGCTTTGGGGCTACGGTGTACACACAAGTTATCGAATCACTACCAGTCCTCGAATTACCCCACCCTAACCCTCCCCTTGTAAAGGGGAGGGAACCAGATTCTCTTGTTTTCCCCCAATACATCGGGGGGATTAAGGGGGGTAATTTGACTTGTGTGTACACCGTAGCTGCTTTGGGGAGAGGTTTGGAGAGGAGTCATACCAAATCTATCGAACTCACGTTAACAATACAGGTCGATATTATGCCATTGCAAGTCGATGTTATGCCATTGCAGGTCGATGTTATGCCATTGCAGGTCGATATTATGCCATTGCAAGTCGATATTATGCCATTGCAGGTCGATATTATGCCATTGCAGGTCGATATTATGCCATTGCAGGTCGATATTATGCCATTGCAGGTCGATATTATGCCATTGCAGGTCGATATTATGCCATTGCAGGTCGATGCATTAGCAATGCAAGCAGAAAATAGTCTCTGTATCCACAACAAAGAGGGAGTTAGAGTCAGATTTTACGCTGGCACGACAAATTTCTCACTACCAGCCAGTCCAAAGGCTGCATGAATGGCTTGCAAAGCTTTAACACCTTGCTCTTGCGCCACGACACAACTAATTTTGATTTCTGAGGTGGCAATCATTTGAATATTGATTTGTTGTTGGGCTAAAGCTTCAAACATTTTAGCGGCAACACCTGGTTGTCCTACCATACCTGCACCGACAATACTCACCTTAGCGATCGCACTATCTAAAACAACTTCACCCCATCCTAATTCTGCCGCTACTTGGGTGAGCATTTCTTTTGCATTTTCCCCATCCAGCCGCGAGACTGTAAAGGCAATATCCCGCCTGGGAATACCATTAATAACTCGACAGCGCTGAGATTGGATAATCATATCAACGCTGATATTATGTTGCGCTAATAGTCCAAACAGCTTCGCCGCCATCCCCGGACGATCTAGCAATTGGCGAATAGCAAGACGCGCTTGGTTCAAATCTAAAGCAACGCCGCGAATGGAAGTAGAGACGCGATTAATCGCGTCTGTACAAGGGTTAGCAGGAGAGACGCGATTAATCGCGTCTGTACAAGGGTTAGGAGTTAGGAGTTCTCCCTTGCTCTTTGCTTCGATCTCAAAGGCGGTGCGGAGTGCGCTGACGGCGCGATCGCATTCGGCTGCATTTACTACGCAACTTACTTTGACTTCGCTGGTGGAAATCATTTGAATGTTCACGCCAGCTTCTGCTAAGGTGGCGAACATCTTCGCAGCCACACCAGGACGCCCAATCATTCCTGCGCCTGCAATGCTGACTTTGGCAATGTTATGTTCTACCATGACCTCGGCTTCGTCAAATTTGGGGTTAGATTGACTCCTCAGTGCTGGGGCGATCGCTGCTGTTACTGCTTCTGCCCGTTTTAACATTGGTGTGGTGACCGTAAAGGCAATGTCATTACTATTACCTTCATGAATTGATTGAATAATCAAATCTACGTCTACTTTTTGCCGAGAGATTTCGCTAAATAACCTTGCTGCTACGCCTGGTTTGTCGGGTACGCGCAATAAAGCGACCTTTGCTTGGTCAGTGTCAAATTCTACATGATCCACCGGACGGGCAATTTCTAGATTGATCAGCGATCGCCCTTGGGGTTTAGCTGATGTTACCCAAGTACCGGGGTCATCCGTCCAGCTAGACCTAACTACAAGGGGTACACCATAGTTACGAGCAATTTCCACAGCGCGGGGATGTAGCACTTTTGCGCCCAAGCTAGCTAGTTCCAACATTTCATTGCAGGTGATCGCATCCATCAACTGGGCTTCGGCAACTAAGCGGGGATCTGTAGTTAAAATCCCTGGAACATCTGTATAAATTTCACAAAAATTTGCTCGTAATGCAGCTGCGATCGCCACCGCCGAAGTGTCAGAACCACCACGACCCAAAGTCGTAATTTCCATC from Nostoc sp. UHCC 0926 includes these protein-coding regions:
- a CDS encoding MvdD family ATP-grasp ribosomal peptide maturase, with translation MTVLIITHSQDNESIPLVIQAIEAQGGKAFRFDTDRFPTEITLDVYYAGSERVTLLVDDQTLDLSEVSAVWYRRIAIGSKIPDSMDRQLRQASLKESRVTIEGMIASIKGFHLDPLPNIRRAENKQLQLQIAREVGLDTPRTLTTNNSVAVKQFAQECKQGMITKMLSSFAIYDEQGREKVVFTNPISPEDLDNLDGLRFCPMTFQEKIPKALELRTIIVGKRVLTAAVDSQALEQARYDWRKQGIALLDAWESYTLPEDVEEKLLKLMAEFRLNYGAIDIILTPDGRHVFLEVNPVGEFFWLERCPGLPISQAIAQVLQN
- a CDS encoding amidase, with the translated sequence MSDLVFLPAHQLAQMIRDRQVSAVEVFDAYLAQISKHNSKLNAICTLDADNARTRAKLADEALARGEYWGALHGVPVTIKDIFETVGLRTTAGYIPLKNYIPQQDATVVARLRVAGAVILGKTNMAELAGDFQSTNSLFPRVNNPWNLDYTAGGSSGGSAAAVAAGLSPLDIGNDIAGSVRQPATFCGVYGLKPTDRRISTAGSIPEVPGMPLCLRQMLTIGCFGRSLEDIRLCFSLIAGADLRRPDVPPIPLDTPSGKSLQDLKIAWIDEWVEVPVAAQIRGAVQTVVQKLAQAGTHIERWLPKDFDLSTVWNLHGRMEAYINNYAQPKDGYNLRRSLELLFRTATQGDKKLRNLGNFSSFLPELLNPSLRGYFETLTERDRFIAQIDEALEAWDVWLTPVTATPAFTHRPAWSAIDIEGKSYPHAVANGAYTIPFNLSGHPAVVIPIGQTHNGLPIGMQIVGKRWREMELLAIAQQLDKVVGDFRHPLGY
- a CDS encoding MvdC family ATP-grasp ribosomal peptide maturase, with protein sequence MHVERDVILLITHSGDYFTIDRVAEAVSKRGAQPFRLNTDKFPMTVQIEANLSNSGSNHKLEYGDRSLNTEQVLAVWMRRIWQPDLGKELAPQFQAACSSESLAVLDGFWDSLRGATWVDDLQRISAAENKLRQLRIASEVGLVIPQTIVTNNPQQAREFFGEVKGKMVAKLLRPLSYGMQASSFFMYTSAVKEEDLLDAETLRYCPVVFQEQIPKQLELRAVYVNGNLFVGALDASEYAASTQDWRRGTKEALTWQPYELPDKLIRCLDAFMARFGLIFGAFDFIKTPSGEYVFLEINPTGEWGMLERDLEYPIAEAIADALLSTSPKQNALT
- a CDS encoding serine/threonine-protein kinase, yielding MNSHFLDGRYQILKVLNDGEKGKTYLVEDVNLPGSQFVVKQLRPHSSNPQTLTILRRLFASKTATLEKLGQEHKKIQKLIACFEENEKFYIVQEFIPGNPLTNEIIQGQPLSEDQVIPLLSEILEILRIVHSYGMIHQDIKPANIIRRELDKKLVLVDFAIVNEAITKSVDNLEYMPREQVNSNLKYNSDIYALGIVAIAALLGLPAKEISQLQSQKNKLTGEIVWRHKNLKINRKLAKILNRMVRFDYRQRYQYATEVLDDLKNITNVDRDQQKQHDKKLLIILAGVAGCITLGVGAWQLRSLKPVSDAQQQLYQEGVNKYDAGNYEGAVEDFNQVIELDPQNALAYNRRGDAYYRLGDYEQAQADSSQAILLNPQDANAYFDRGFAFSELNKYKEAIADYTQAIKLNSENGYAYYGRGLARAQLKDNKGAIGDFSKAIALKPQYSEAYLQRGILRRRLRQRLEAIQDFDTVIKINPSDAKAYYQRGLTQSLNKQKYAALKDYTDAISINPKYIEAYLNRGDVYSDLGDKLEATEDYNAILQIDPKFIAAYIHRGIHRFSFGDYKGAIEDYTEGLKLDPNNITAYNNRGNAYLELGNKKAANQDYSRAIAINANNALAYYNRGVIRTKQKNKQGAIADFKKAAKLFQQQGEKNSYQDAQREIAILQNKSAPAPTTRPKSGEREKI
- a CDS encoding microviridin/marinostatin family tricyclic proteinase inhibitor produces the protein MSENKPEELNSQAVPFFARFLEGQNFEDLSEQESEAISGGTCHLTTKQKDAIAQTLKYPSDQEDAVTKKAPSDSDEYFVTQKYPSDGDDHAKQIE
- a CDS encoding aspartate kinase encodes the protein MALIVQKYGGTSVGSVERIQAVAQRVYKTVKAGNSIVVVVSAMGKTTDGLVKLANEISPNPNRREMDMLLSTGEQVTIALLSMALQELGQPAISMTGAQVGIVTEAEHSRARILHIETTRLTRHINEGKVVVVAGFQGTSSAGEMEITTLGRGGSDTSAVAIAAALRANFCEIYTDVPGILTTDPRLVAEAQLMDAITCNEMLELASLGAKVLHPRAVEIARNYGVPLVVRSSWTDDPGTWVTSAKPQGRSLINLEIARPVDHVEFDTDQAKVALLRVPDKPGVAARLFSEISRQKVDVDLIIQSIHEGNSNDIAFTVTTPMLKRAEAVTAAIAPALRSQSNPKFDEAEVMVEHNIAKVSIAGAGMIGRPGVAAKMFATLAEAGVNIQMISTSEVKVSCVVNAAECDRAVSALRTAFEIEAKSKGELLTPNPCTDAINRVSPANPCTDAINRVSTSIRGVALDLNQARLAIRQLLDRPGMAAKLFGLLAQHNISVDMIIQSQRCRVINGIPRRDIAFTVSRLDGENAKEMLTQVAAELGWGEVVLDSAIAKVSIVGAGMVGQPGVAAKMFEALAQQQINIQMIATSEIKISCVVAQEQGVKALQAIHAAFGLAGSEKFVVPA